In a single window of the Pseudodesulfovibrio profundus genome:
- a CDS encoding tRNA (adenine-N1)-methyltransferase, whose amino-acid sequence MIEPGQLILLISQKGKRYLRKLEQGGEVHTHDGKLLMDDAAEAGFGQHVKTHLGRPYLILKPTLHDLIKGVKRQTQIMYPKEIGYLMMKLGIGPGSTVIESGTGSGGLTTALAWFVGDTGKVITYERRADFFKLAGKNLERVGLSHRVEQINQNIEDGFLHSGADALFLDVRTPWEYLHSIPQAVIPGAMCGFLLPTVNQVSELLRGLEDGPFAEMEVLEILVRRWKPVADRLRPDDRMVAHTGFLVFARYMEPPQETPKSLIEPSAAPLQESSQELPEETDGSEDEA is encoded by the coding sequence ATGATCGAACCCGGACAACTTATTCTGCTCATAAGCCAAAAAGGCAAACGATACCTCCGCAAGCTTGAGCAAGGCGGAGAAGTGCATACCCATGACGGCAAGCTGCTCATGGATGATGCGGCTGAAGCAGGCTTCGGCCAGCATGTGAAGACCCATCTTGGTCGCCCGTACCTGATCCTTAAGCCGACGCTGCATGACCTGATCAAGGGCGTAAAGCGCCAGACACAGATCATGTACCCCAAGGAAATCGGCTACCTGATGATGAAGCTGGGCATCGGCCCCGGCTCCACCGTCATCGAATCCGGCACCGGCTCCGGTGGTCTGACAACCGCACTGGCGTGGTTCGTCGGCGATACCGGCAAGGTCATCACCTACGAGCGCAGGGCAGACTTTTTCAAGCTGGCCGGCAAGAACCTCGAGCGCGTCGGGCTTTCCCATCGCGTGGAGCAGATCAACCAGAACATCGAAGATGGCTTCCTCCACTCAGGAGCAGACGCCCTGTTCCTCGATGTCCGCACCCCGTGGGAGTACCTCCATTCTATCCCCCAGGCCGTTATTCCGGGGGCAATGTGCGGATTCCTCCTGCCCACAGTCAATCAGGTCTCCGAGCTGCTGCGCGGCCTCGAAGACGGTCCTTTCGCTGAAATGGAAGTGCTCGAAATCCTCGTTCGCCGCTGGAAGCCCGTTGCAGACAGGCTCCGCCCGGACGATCGCATGGTTGCACACACCGGCTTCCTCGTGTTTGCCCGGTACATGGAGCCACCCCAGGAAACACCCAAGTCGCTGATCGAACCTTCAGCAGCACCGCTGCAGGAATCAAGTCAGGAACTGCCCGAAGAGACCGACGGCAGCGAAGACGAAGCATAA
- a CDS encoding response regulator, with product MTDKEKILVIDDEQPTLRMFTLMLSAYGYEILTAENGQEGVEIFRNERPGLVLTDIKMPIMDGIEALKEIKKIDPHAEVIVITGHGDMDLAIQALNLDATDFINKPLQREALEQALSRAAERLAIARNEEGQVTVQEQADSAIVSVRGSVTGNTIPHIVEAFASAKELSKETIILDFDENASINGAGITGLTALFQDECNAGLHIRLTGLSNNFKTVFDMVGITKIVDLFDKAEESAQLQ from the coding sequence ATGACGGATAAAGAAAAAATACTGGTCATAGACGATGAGCAACCCACACTGAGGATGTTCACATTGATGCTCTCTGCCTACGGGTACGAGATTCTCACTGCTGAAAACGGACAAGAGGGAGTGGAAATTTTCAGGAATGAGCGACCTGGGCTGGTGCTTACCGACATCAAGATGCCCATCATGGACGGCATTGAAGCGCTCAAGGAAATCAAGAAGATAGATCCCCATGCCGAAGTAATTGTCATCACTGGACATGGTGATATGGATTTGGCCATACAGGCATTGAATCTCGATGCAACGGATTTCATAAACAAACCCCTGCAAAGAGAGGCGCTCGAACAGGCTCTTTCAAGAGCCGCGGAACGACTCGCCATCGCAAGGAATGAAGAAGGACAGGTAACTGTGCAGGAACAGGCTGACAGTGCCATTGTCAGCGTTCGTGGCAGTGTCACCGGCAACACTATTCCGCATATTGTGGAGGCCTTTGCTTCAGCAAAAGAGTTGTCCAAGGAAACGATCATTCTCGACTTTGATGAGAATGCATCCATCAATGGAGCCGGTATCACCGGCCTGACAGCGCTTTTTCAGGATGAGTGCAATGCAGGGCTGCATATCCGGCTGACAGGGTTGTCGAACAACTTCAAAACCGTATTTGATATGGTCGGCATCACCAAGATCGTCGATCTGTTCGACAAGGCTGAGGAATCTGCGCAGCTACAGTAG
- a CDS encoding CBS and ACT domain-containing protein produces MLIKNWMTKDVLTLSQDRSMMKASKLMKDKAVSCMPIVDDDDRLVGILSDRDIKDASPSKATTLDMHELYYLLSDIKIKDIMTKKVVTIRPDETVEKAAVLMLEGHFGSLPVVDDDRKVVGIITDTDVFKVLVEISGIYEGGTQVCLQVSNEPGSLSPVLDYLKDNGARIMSIMTRSTPDTEDMKDVYIRLRDMEKPEFKRLKAGFEERFPVQFWAVDPVHRVVT; encoded by the coding sequence ATGCTGATTAAGAATTGGATGACAAAGGATGTTTTGACGCTCTCCCAGGACCGCTCCATGATGAAGGCTTCCAAGCTGATGAAGGACAAGGCTGTCAGTTGCATGCCCATCGTTGATGACGATGACAGACTTGTCGGCATCCTTTCGGACCGAGACATCAAGGACGCTTCCCCATCCAAGGCGACCACCCTGGACATGCACGAGCTGTACTACCTTCTCTCGGACATCAAGATCAAGGACATCATGACCAAGAAGGTCGTCACGATCCGCCCGGATGAAACCGTTGAAAAGGCCGCCGTTCTCATGCTGGAAGGGCATTTTGGCTCCCTGCCCGTCGTGGATGATGACCGTAAGGTCGTAGGCATCATCACCGACACTGACGTGTTCAAGGTATTGGTAGAGATATCCGGCATTTATGAAGGCGGTACCCAGGTATGCCTTCAGGTTTCCAATGAGCCGGGATCCCTCTCCCCTGTGCTTGACTACCTCAAGGACAACGGTGCCCGGATCATGTCCATCATGACCCGCAGCACCCCTGACACGGAGGACATGAAGGATGTATATATCCGCCTGCGTGACATGGAGAAGCCCGAGTTCAAGCGCCTCAAGGCTGGCTTCGAAGAACGGTTCCCGGTCCAGTTCTGGGCAGTCGACCCCGTCCATCGAGTCGTAACCTAA
- a CDS encoding substrate-binding periplasmic protein: MFRSVVVVLFVVLVLPVSGNAGALQVNTSIKPPFSTVDETGCIDQLLKELGKRLDQQINLVRLPPERALIVINEGKSDMELPRIAGLEKKYPNLVMVPEKVLDYHFVAFSRTKTKYDSWDDLKGMRVGYIIGWKIFEKNVPPEADVTKLRQPLQLMEMLEQGRIDVALYERAAGQHIIHEKGFTTIETFCTPLADRPMYLYMHNKHADIVPVVASHLRAMKEDGTYSKIFTSQQH; encoded by the coding sequence ATGTTTCGCAGTGTTGTGGTTGTATTGTTTGTCGTGTTGGTACTTCCTGTATCGGGAAATGCCGGGGCCTTGCAGGTTAACACGTCGATCAAGCCGCCATTTTCCACTGTCGACGAAACCGGGTGTATAGATCAACTGCTCAAGGAACTTGGCAAGCGGTTGGATCAGCAGATTAATCTGGTTCGACTGCCTCCAGAGCGTGCCCTCATCGTTATCAACGAGGGCAAAAGCGACATGGAGTTGCCCAGAATCGCGGGTCTGGAAAAAAAGTATCCCAATCTGGTGATGGTTCCGGAAAAAGTCCTCGATTACCATTTTGTCGCGTTTTCACGAACCAAAACGAAGTATGACTCCTGGGATGATCTCAAGGGAATGCGTGTCGGCTACATCATTGGCTGGAAGATATTTGAAAAGAATGTCCCGCCGGAAGCAGATGTGACCAAGTTGCGCCAGCCTCTTCAATTGATGGAAATGCTCGAACAGGGGCGTATTGATGTGGCGCTCTACGAGCGGGCGGCAGGGCAGCATATCATTCATGAAAAGGGATTCACTACTATCGAAACCTTTTGTACTCCTCTGGCCGATAGACCCATGTATCTATATATGCACAATAAACATGCGGATATAGTCCCTGTGGTCGCTTCCCACCTGCGCGCCATGAAAGAGGACGGGACCTACTCCAAGATTTTTACCAGCCAGCAGCATTAA
- a CDS encoding amphi-Trp domain-containing protein, whose protein sequence is MGRETILFKSEEKKSATEVAQALRLVADKIEEGSITLSQGGESLVLHLPSTMSFEIKAEEEEGRTKTKRSLEFELEWTLGEEEENGGATIS, encoded by the coding sequence ATGGGACGTGAAACCATCTTGTTCAAAAGCGAAGAAAAGAAAAGCGCCACCGAGGTGGCGCAGGCATTACGCCTTGTGGCCGACAAAATAGAAGAAGGCTCCATCACCCTGAGTCAGGGCGGCGAGTCGCTTGTGCTGCATCTACCCTCCACCATGAGTTTTGAGATCAAAGCCGAGGAAGAGGAAGGGCGCACCAAGACAAAGCGTTCTCTCGAATTCGAGCTGGAATGGACCCTTGGCGAAGAAGAGGAAAACGGCGGAGCAACTATCTCGTAA
- a CDS encoding ABC transporter substrate-binding protein has product MRQFARAMLVLLLTQLAWACGGVDNSDDSNKGIPGVTESEIVVGSSLALTGHAGYLGTQTLQGARAYVKYINDNGGINGRTLRIKAVDDSYDPPRCLANTQEFIISGDVLALFSYVGTPTTVKVLPLVEEARIPLIGMFTGANALREPFNRYVVNIRASYYQETKAAVQHMINDLGIRKIAVFYQYDAYGFDGLIGTELALKQYGLEPVARGSYIRGTQDVTEGLKKIVESGAEAVVMVGTYGACARFIELALDDGFNPVFYNVSFVGAEELARRIPEGNPTVLMSQVVPPPMSVGSEDDAAVQYVQLLERYFPGEPPSFVGLEGFLNARILVEGLNKAGRDLTREGLIRAIESIRNFEMGPGLSITYGPKDRQGLDQVYFTRLMDRHFVPFTDWNTLHRKVAP; this is encoded by the coding sequence GTGAGACAGTTCGCGCGAGCCATGCTTGTTCTTCTCCTGACCCAGCTTGCATGGGCGTGTGGAGGCGTTGATAATTCAGATGATTCCAACAAGGGTATACCCGGCGTTACCGAATCAGAAATTGTTGTCGGATCATCCCTGGCCCTGACAGGGCATGCCGGATACCTGGGCACCCAGACGCTGCAAGGTGCCAGGGCATATGTTAAATACATCAACGATAATGGTGGGATAAACGGGCGCACATTGCGCATCAAGGCCGTGGATGATTCGTATGATCCACCCCGTTGTCTAGCCAATACCCAGGAATTTATCATCAGTGGCGATGTACTCGCCCTGTTCAGCTATGTGGGGACCCCCACCACGGTCAAGGTGCTGCCTCTGGTCGAGGAGGCCAGAATACCCCTCATCGGCATGTTTACGGGTGCCAATGCTCTCCGCGAGCCCTTCAACAGATATGTGGTGAATATCCGGGCTTCCTATTACCAGGAAACCAAAGCGGCCGTGCAACACATGATCAATGATCTTGGCATTCGTAAGATCGCCGTCTTCTATCAATACGACGCATATGGTTTCGATGGTCTCATCGGGACGGAACTGGCCCTCAAGCAATACGGACTTGAGCCTGTAGCCCGTGGCTCCTACATTCGCGGCACGCAGGATGTGACGGAAGGATTGAAGAAAATCGTCGAATCCGGTGCTGAGGCAGTGGTTATGGTGGGCACCTACGGCGCATGTGCTCGTTTCATCGAGTTGGCGCTCGACGATGGATTCAACCCAGTTTTTTACAACGTATCCTTTGTCGGTGCGGAAGAGCTTGCTCGTCGAATCCCGGAGGGTAATCCGACGGTGCTCATGTCTCAGGTGGTCCCGCCGCCCATGAGTGTGGGAAGCGAAGACGATGCCGCAGTCCAGTATGTTCAACTGTTGGAGCGCTATTTCCCTGGCGAACCGCCCAGTTTTGTCGGTCTCGAAGGATTTCTTAATGCGCGTATCCTCGTTGAAGGGCTGAATAAAGCCGGCAGGGATTTGACCCGGGAGGGGTTGATCCGCGCCATCGAGTCCATACGAAATTTCGAAATGGGTCCCGGGCTCTCCATCACCTATGGTCCCAAGGACAGGCAGGGGCTGGATCAAGTGTATTTTACGCGGCTGATGGATCGCCATTTTGTTCCATTTACTGATTGGAATACGCTGCACAGGAAGGTCGCACCATGA
- a CDS encoding glycosyltransferase, giving the protein MNIAFVNSTRKWGGVKTWSIDMSESLIRYGHQAFIVGRPGAFVEKAAKLGIPAQAHAFGFDFNPLSIAYFLRYLSKNRIDVLICNISKDLRTAGVAAKILGIPIVQHLGAPQDVTNRFKTRITQRITGAHLVTCSEYVRQRLLDNVPLYKEYDFKAIFPGAKPNPVPPSTCHNPRTIIATSQLNPDKGHAHLLQAMASLKKRGYDFRCIIVGTGKIEAQLQQMGRDLGIDDLIEWTGFVTDVQAQLLRADIFVLPTFCEPLGISLEEAMANGLVPIARRAGGPREIWPPDLDHLLILPHSHEQGFETALATLLDTPEDKLIAMKQYVHTHASQTFSLDIQAEKLLNWLKRFV; this is encoded by the coding sequence ATGAATATCGCATTTGTCAATTCCACCCGCAAATGGGGCGGGGTCAAAACCTGGAGCATCGACATGTCGGAAAGCCTGATCCGCTACGGACATCAGGCGTTCATTGTCGGCCGTCCCGGGGCATTCGTAGAAAAGGCCGCCAAACTCGGCATCCCGGCCCAGGCCCATGCTTTCGGTTTTGATTTCAATCCGCTCTCCATAGCCTACTTCCTGCGCTATCTATCGAAGAATCGGATTGATGTTCTGATCTGCAACATTTCCAAGGACCTGAGAACCGCAGGCGTTGCCGCCAAGATTCTTGGAATCCCTATCGTGCAACACCTTGGCGCGCCTCAAGATGTGACCAATCGCTTCAAAACCAGAATAACACAACGAATCACTGGCGCTCACCTTGTAACCTGTAGTGAGTACGTACGCCAAAGGCTATTAGACAACGTTCCGTTATACAAAGAGTATGACTTTAAAGCCATTTTCCCCGGAGCCAAGCCGAATCCGGTCCCGCCAAGCACGTGCCACAATCCGAGAACCATCATTGCCACCAGCCAGCTCAACCCGGACAAGGGACACGCCCACTTGCTGCAGGCAATGGCTTCACTCAAAAAGCGTGGCTATGACTTCCGCTGCATCATTGTCGGCACGGGCAAGATTGAAGCGCAACTCCAGCAAATGGGCAGAGATCTCGGCATTGACGACCTCATTGAATGGACAGGCTTTGTGACGGACGTTCAAGCCCAGTTGCTTCGAGCGGACATTTTCGTTCTTCCGACCTTTTGCGAACCCCTTGGTATCTCCCTGGAAGAAGCCATGGCCAACGGACTGGTTCCGATTGCCCGCAGGGCAGGCGGCCCAAGGGAAATCTGGCCACCAGACCTGGATCACTTGCTTATCCTCCCTCACAGCCACGAACAGGGTTTTGAAACTGCCTTGGCTACACTCCTCGACACCCCGGAGGATAAACTGATTGCCATGAAACAGTACGTACACACCCACGCCAGCCAAACGTTTTCGCTGGACATCCAGGCGGAAAAGCTCCTCAACTGGCTGAAACGATTCGTTTAA
- a CDS encoding ATP-binding protein, producing the protein MTFKEKIAYRFAHAGLREKLLVSMLAAVLFISVAVALISRYILVSSLTQELELRGRAIAQSVAERGGSFILDNDIPKLLTLIFDEANLHQRRYLVSYIFVEDIEGRLLAHTMTRKLPKVLLNNTIPSGEQDSIQLMVVDGERVYDIAVAINEGLYRIGTVHVGLSKEHIDSLVGKLRVAFLGFISLVVLITIFFSSWLTRYITKPISDLTRLSDEISRGNFDIPLKLGPDEDWDTANCPAFTNTDLPCWHFDESRKINLPGEVHRKCARCAFYRKHRGDEVVQLGDSFRNMVWSIKLYRHRLRESEEKYRSLFDSGPDPIFVVDCENGEIRDANPRTVELYGYDKQELIGMPFVQLGQEHNEKCLSYFVEGGGGCVYFPKQLHYKKGSEPFFVNMHACPISYRGHHAIIIAVTDITEMIEKDAQLIQAGKMKSLGEMSAGVAHEINQPLNAIKMGSEFLSMMEGQGVEVPKEHFSQVVSDISKQVDRAAEIIDTLRSFGRKSDLIEERVDLNQPIRAVLSMIRRQFELDNIRFELDLAPDLPVVLAHSNRLQQVIFNLVTNARDAINDCSSPHDAVCDRRIVIRSAAENESVYMEVQDSGAGIAQEDQHKVFEPFYTTKEAGHGMGLGLAITYGIVRDYGGEIRIESDTGKGTVFRMQFPAARTQGGSAA; encoded by the coding sequence ATGACCTTCAAAGAGAAGATAGCCTATCGCTTCGCCCATGCGGGATTGCGTGAGAAGCTGCTGGTGTCCATGCTTGCAGCGGTTCTCTTTATCAGTGTGGCAGTCGCTTTGATCTCTCGTTACATTCTGGTCAGTTCACTGACTCAGGAGTTGGAGCTGCGAGGGCGAGCCATTGCCCAGTCCGTAGCCGAGCGCGGCGGCTCCTTCATCCTTGATAACGACATCCCCAAGCTGCTGACCCTGATTTTTGATGAGGCCAATCTGCACCAGCGCAGATACCTGGTCTCATACATCTTCGTCGAAGACATCGAAGGCCGCCTACTGGCGCATACAATGACCCGGAAGCTGCCCAAGGTTCTGCTGAACAACACCATCCCCTCCGGGGAGCAGGATTCCATCCAGCTTATGGTGGTCGACGGAGAGCGGGTGTACGACATCGCCGTGGCTATCAATGAAGGGTTGTACCGTATCGGAACGGTCCATGTGGGGTTGAGCAAGGAACACATCGACTCTCTGGTCGGCAAGCTGCGTGTCGCCTTTTTAGGCTTCATTTCGCTGGTGGTACTGATCACCATATTCTTCTCGTCCTGGCTGACTCGTTATATCACCAAGCCCATCAGTGATTTGACCCGGCTGTCGGATGAAATCAGCCGAGGCAATTTTGATATCCCACTCAAACTCGGACCCGATGAGGACTGGGACACTGCCAATTGTCCGGCCTTCACCAATACCGATCTTCCTTGCTGGCATTTTGATGAGTCGCGAAAGATCAATCTGCCGGGTGAAGTGCACCGCAAGTGCGCGAGATGTGCTTTCTACCGGAAGCACCGGGGTGACGAGGTGGTCCAGTTGGGCGACTCCTTCCGCAATATGGTTTGGTCCATCAAGCTGTACCGCCACCGGTTGCGCGAATCAGAGGAGAAGTATCGTTCGCTCTTCGATTCAGGGCCGGACCCAATTTTTGTCGTGGACTGTGAAAATGGGGAGATACGGGACGCCAACCCCAGAACCGTGGAGCTGTACGGGTACGACAAGCAGGAATTGATAGGGATGCCCTTTGTCCAATTGGGGCAGGAACATAACGAAAAATGCCTGTCCTACTTTGTCGAAGGTGGTGGGGGGTGCGTCTACTTTCCCAAACAACTGCATTACAAGAAGGGAAGCGAACCCTTCTTCGTCAATATGCATGCCTGTCCTATCTCCTATCGTGGACACCACGCGATCATCATTGCCGTAACCGACATTACGGAAATGATCGAAAAGGACGCACAGTTGATTCAGGCCGGAAAAATGAAGTCCCTTGGTGAAATGTCAGCGGGTGTTGCCCATGAGATCAACCAGCCCCTCAATGCGATTAAAATGGGCAGTGAGTTCCTTTCGATGATGGAAGGACAAGGGGTTGAGGTCCCCAAGGAACACTTCAGCCAGGTGGTTTCCGACATATCGAAGCAAGTGGACCGTGCTGCTGAAATCATCGATACGCTCCGTTCTTTCGGGCGTAAATCCGACCTTATCGAGGAGCGCGTCGATTTGAATCAACCGATCAGGGCAGTGCTGTCCATGATTCGTCGGCAATTCGAGTTGGACAACATTCGATTCGAGTTGGACCTGGCTCCGGATCTGCCCGTTGTTTTGGCACACTCCAACAGACTGCAACAGGTTATTTTCAATCTGGTCACCAATGCCAGGGACGCCATAAATGATTGCTCCTCGCCGCATGATGCAGTATGCGACCGACGAATTGTCATACGGAGTGCCGCAGAAAACGAATCAGTCTACATGGAAGTGCAAGACTCCGGGGCCGGCATTGCGCAAGAGGATCAGCACAAGGTTTTTGAGCCGTTTTATACAACGAAAGAGGCTGGCCATGGAATGGGATTGGGGCTGGCCATCACATACGGCATCGTCAGGGATTACGGCGGAGAAATCCGCATTGAGAGTGATACGGGAAAGGGAACGGTGTTTCGTATGCAGTTTCCGGCAGCGAGGACGCAAGGAGGTTCCGCAGCATGA
- a CDS encoding sugar phosphate isomerase/epimerase family protein, translating into MEATGPARKKPQILLSAGCLFHLPLSVIARIGHDAGFHGMELIMNSPKLAPGPELEAVNAILPIRSLHAPFRRWSDWGGHLPSWRATTALANFLPDADHITMHPPGSKLANLVKNRWFEKAYDLPLLLDAKGRIQFSLENMPWAEGSPFSQDPLEKLMAQCRDKNVGLTFDVCHMGVSGRDVMEAIRKVDLDLLYNVHYSDAVGYTEHLAPGKGALPLKSFLQHLGKIGYSRYLTLELEPSAFPDDLDATVEVLITMREEMEQQLNRTE; encoded by the coding sequence ATGGAAGCAACCGGTCCGGCTCGCAAGAAGCCACAAATACTCCTGTCAGCAGGCTGCCTGTTTCACCTGCCCCTGTCAGTCATTGCCCGTATCGGCCATGACGCAGGTTTTCATGGCATGGAGTTGATCATGAACTCCCCAAAGCTTGCGCCTGGACCAGAGCTTGAAGCGGTCAACGCCATCCTCCCCATACGAAGCCTGCACGCTCCCTTTCGCCGGTGGTCTGACTGGGGCGGGCATCTGCCCTCCTGGCGTGCAACCACTGCGCTGGCCAATTTCCTTCCCGATGCCGACCACATAACCATGCATCCTCCGGGCTCAAAGCTGGCGAATCTGGTCAAAAACCGGTGGTTTGAGAAGGCGTACGACCTTCCTCTGCTCCTTGATGCCAAGGGACGCATTCAGTTTTCACTGGAGAACATGCCCTGGGCTGAAGGATCACCCTTTTCGCAGGACCCGCTGGAAAAGCTCATGGCCCAATGCCGGGATAAAAACGTGGGGTTGACCTTTGACGTATGCCACATGGGAGTCTCCGGCCGGGATGTCATGGAGGCTATCCGCAAGGTGGATCTCGACCTGTTGTACAATGTGCACTATTCGGATGCTGTGGGGTACACCGAGCACCTTGCCCCGGGGAAGGGAGCACTCCCGCTAAAGTCCTTCCTCCAGCACCTTGGCAAGATCGGCTACTCCCGCTACCTTACACTGGAACTTGAGCCGTCAGCATTTCCGGATGACCTGGACGCCACGGTTGAAGTGCTCATCACTATGCGAGAGGAAATGGAACAACAACTCAACCGAACAGAATAG
- a CDS encoding thioredoxin family protein has product MTVDTALIVCPACRAINRIQQGREAQATCGKCQRPVFENHPLELVGSTFDRHIAKTGIPVLVDFYSPSCGPCLMMTPQFEEAARQLYPLVRLAKIDTSAELAIASRFAIQSVPTLALFKGGKEVARQPGAMNSRDIVSWVRSRI; this is encoded by the coding sequence ATGACCGTTGATACTGCTCTCATTGTCTGTCCTGCCTGTCGCGCCATAAACAGAATTCAGCAGGGCCGGGAAGCACAGGCCACATGTGGTAAATGCCAGCGTCCCGTTTTTGAAAATCATCCCTTGGAGTTGGTGGGAAGCACATTTGATCGTCACATTGCAAAGACCGGCATTCCCGTTCTTGTGGACTTCTATTCACCCTCCTGTGGTCCCTGCCTGATGATGACGCCGCAATTTGAAGAGGCTGCTCGGCAGCTTTATCCGCTCGTACGGCTTGCCAAAATAGACACTTCGGCAGAGCTGGCGATCGCTTCACGGTTTGCAATCCAGTCCGTGCCTACCCTGGCTCTGTTTAAAGGGGGCAAAGAGGTGGCCCGGCAACCGGGTGCCATGAATTCAAGGGATATCGTGAGTTGGGTCAGGTCTCGGATATGA
- a CDS encoding IS5 family transposase: protein MLLFLHPKEEGMAIRQKGPRLGDYFLGHRRTKTTFLDEINELIDWQPINAFLCKKIRRKANAVGNPAYPPLAMFKILLLQRWYNLSDPGVEQALLDRLSFVRFTGFSIEDDVPDETTICRFRNGLIRLKVLDSLLDMLNRQLEGQGLLVREGAVVDASVVESQRRPRKVIDVMPEDRSEDAEEQDGPVDCRVSYSDDEEAAWLRKRNRAYYGYKLHAATDSRDGFLLCGHITPANHSDTGEFERLVNGVGLDPGARVYADKGYCSGKNRDILFDRDLEDGTMDKTPRGGRLTDFEKTRNRDISSIRQIVERAFGTLKRGYAFFRSRYVGREKVEGEFHILAMAFNLKKAVRLARA, encoded by the coding sequence ATGCTATTATTTCTCCATCCAAAGGAGGAAGGCATGGCTATTCGGCAGAAAGGACCTCGGTTGGGTGATTACTTCCTGGGGCACCGCAGAACCAAGACCACATTTCTGGATGAGATCAACGAACTCATCGACTGGCAGCCCATCAACGCCTTTCTGTGCAAGAAGATCAGGCGCAAGGCCAACGCCGTGGGCAATCCCGCCTATCCGCCTCTGGCGATGTTCAAGATTCTGCTCTTGCAGCGTTGGTACAACCTGAGTGATCCGGGCGTGGAGCAGGCGCTGCTCGACCGGCTCTCCTTTGTCAGATTTACCGGTTTTTCCATCGAGGACGACGTGCCGGACGAGACCACCATATGCCGTTTCCGTAACGGTTTGATCCGCCTGAAGGTGCTGGACTCCTTGCTCGACATGCTTAACCGCCAGCTTGAAGGACAAGGGCTTCTTGTCCGTGAGGGAGCCGTGGTGGACGCCTCGGTAGTCGAGTCGCAGCGGCGGCCGCGCAAGGTTATCGACGTGATGCCTGAGGACCGTTCCGAGGACGCCGAAGAACAGGATGGGCCGGTGGACTGCCGGGTCAGCTATTCGGATGACGAGGAGGCGGCCTGGCTCCGCAAGAGAAATCGGGCCTATTACGGCTACAAGCTCCATGCCGCGACGGACAGTCGAGACGGGTTTCTGCTCTGTGGTCACATCACTCCCGCGAACCATTCGGACACGGGCGAATTCGAGCGGCTCGTGAATGGCGTCGGCCTTGATCCCGGCGCACGGGTTTATGCGGACAAGGGCTATTGCAGCGGGAAGAACCGGGACATTCTGTTTGATCGCGATTTGGAGGACGGAACCATGGACAAGACGCCTCGTGGCGGCAGGCTGACAGACTTCGAAAAGACCCGCAACCGTGACATCAGCAGCATTCGGCAAATAGTCGAGCGGGCCTTCGGCACACTCAAACGTGGCTACGCATTCTTTCGGTCCCGATACGTGGGTCGTGAGAAGGTGGAGGGAGAGTTCCACATCCTCGCCATGGCGTTCAATTTGAAAAAAGCTGTTCGACTGGCGCGAGCCTGA